A genomic region of Anopheles aquasalis chromosome Y, idAnoAquaMG_Q_19, whole genome shotgun sequence contains the following coding sequences:
- the LOC126580010 gene encoding lipase member H-B-like, translated as MVSYSARQDDLLSFLPDQDDLLANRLGTVIGAFGNTLSQLFFGTNDVSTDVTFWCATTNQPEYVQAYVDDPLIGQKLDPSKPLLMLTHGWTDNVNRTWVKQTVTDYIRLIGGNICAVDWSPLALVEYNLAARNTPKVGRYLGKFVQSLVARGFDLNQVTLVGHSMGAHISGIAGAYLGGRVPHIIGLDPAGPAFTKPIPVSTDRRLDRTDARFVQAIHTDKNIIGTTMNLGHEDYYANSGASPQPGCEFPLVNNDTTKAYLQFICSHFKAVEYFRASLDRQNVFEGTTCSSYYSFKRNDCSTGTRDDFGLFNSQKASGALYVAIDKTVYPYARTISRTVRE; from the exons ATGGTCAGCTACAGTGCGAGACAGGACGATTTGCTGTCGTTTTTGC CGGACCAGGACGATCTGCTGGCAAACCGGTTAGGCACCGTGATCGGTGCGTTCGGCAATACCCTGTCGCAGCTGTTCTTTGGCACCAATGACGTCAGCACGGACGTAACATTCTGGTGTGCCACCAC CAATCAACCGGAGTACGTGCAGGCGTACGTGGACGATCCGCTGATCGGGCAGAAGCTTGACCCGTCTAAgccactgctgatgctgacgcaCGGCTGGACCGACAACGTCAACCGGACGTGGGTGAAGCAAACGGTGACCGACTACATCCGGCTGATCGGTGGTAACATCTGTGCGGTCGACTGGAGCCCGCTGGCACTGGTCGAGTACAATCTGGCCGCCCGCAACACACCCAAGGTGGGCCGGTATCTGGGCAAGTTCGTGCAGTCGCTGGTGGCGCGCGGTTTCGACCTCAACCAGGTGACGCTGGTCGGCCACAGTATGGGGGCGCACATTAGTGGCATCGCGGGCGCGTACCTTGGCGGCCGGGTACCGCACATTATCGGGCTGGATCCGGCCGGACCGGCCTTCACCAAACCGATCCCGGTGTCGACGGATCGGCGGCTCGATCGGACGGACGCACGCTTCGTACAGGCGATCCACACGGACAAGAACATCATCGGTACGACGATGAACCTGGGCCACGAAGATTACTACGCCAACAGTGGGGCAAGCCCGCAGCCCGGCTGCGAGTTCCCGCTCGTCAACAATGACACCACCAAAGCCTACC TGCAGTTCATCTGCAGCCACTTCAAGGCGGTCGAGTACTTCCGGGCGTCGCTAGATCGCCAGAACGTGTTCGAGGGCACCACCTGTTCGTCGTACTACAGCTTCAAGCGGAACGACTGCAGTACCGGCACCCGGGACGACTTTGGGCTGTTCAACAGCCAGAAAGCGTCCGGGGCACTGTACGTCGCGATTGACAAGACGGTCTATCCGTATGCACGCACCATTTCGCGGACGGTTCGCGAATAA